A region of Cucumis melo cultivar AY chromosome 2, USDA_Cmelo_AY_1.0, whole genome shotgun sequence DNA encodes the following proteins:
- the LOC103493919 gene encoding spermidine synthase 2-like isoform X1 has product MDANGVLSFSDDLVFKKKKDEVLNNNNDNGCSHLQVLEAEHQKDEEDEEEEEEEEEDNSIIINGDDPLDHPTIPGWFCEHCPQWPGQAHFLKVDKVLFQGKSAYQAMLVFQSSAYGKVFVLDGALQLTEKDECAYQEMITHLPLCSIPNPKKVLVIGGGDGGILREISRHSSIEQIDICEIDTMLIDVYKKYFPEIAVGYKDYRVNLHIIDGSAFLSSVPPGSYDAIIVDAFDPIKPDDEVVRSKLFENVAKALKEGGVLCIQAESLWFPSLDIQILISKCKQVFKGSVQYAWTIVPAYPSGVIGFLLCSTQGPKDVDFKNPINPIDSNKNFGVATQPLKFYNSEVHSAAFCLPSFAKKAKGLRSNN; this is encoded by the exons ATGGATGCCAATGGGGTTCTTTCCTTTTCAGATGATTTGGTGtttaagaagaagaaagatgaggttttgaacaataataatgataatggcTGCTCTCATCTGCAAGTTCTTGAAGCTGAACATcaaaaagatgaagaagatgaagaagaagaagaagaagaagaagaagataactCCATTATAATTAATGGTGACGATCCTCTCGATCATCCAACCATTCCTGGTTGGTTTTGTGAGCACTGCCCTCAATGGCCAG GTCAAGCACACTTCTTAAAGGTGGATAAAGTTTTGTTTCAAGGAAAGTCTGCGTATCAAGCCATGTTGGTCTTccag TCATCAGCATATGGAAAGGTGTTTGTGTTGGATGGAGCACTCCAACTCACTGAGAAAGATGAATGTGCTTACCAAGAAATGATTACCCACCTTCCTCTTTGCTCTATTCCTAACCCTAAAAAG gtTTTGGTGATCGGGGGAGGAGATGGTGGCATTCTAAGAGAGATTTCTAGGCATTCTTCCATCGAACAAATTGATATTTGTGAAATAGACACCATGCTCATTGat gtATACAAGAAGTACTTTCCAGAAATTGCAGTTGGATACAAAGATTATCGAGTGAATCTTCATATAATAGATG GAAGTGCTTTTTTGAGTTCTGTTCCACCAGGAAGCTACGATGCAATCATAGTCGATGCTTTTGATCCGATAA AGCCCGATGACGAGGTAGTGAGAAGTAAGTTGTTTGAGAACGTGGCAAAAGCACTTAAAGAAGGAGGAGTACTTTGTATTCAAGCAGAAAGCCTTTGGTTTCCTTCTCTTGACATTCAAATTTTGATCTCAAAATGCAAACAAGTTTTCAAAGGCTCAGTTCAATATGCTTGGACCATTGTTCCTGCTTATCCTAG TGGAGTAATTGGTTTCTTGTTGTGTTCAACTCAAGGACCAAAAGATGTTGACTTCAAAAATCCAATCAATCCCATTGATTCGAACAAGAACTTTGGAGTTGCAACCCAACCGTTGAAGTTTTACAACTCAGAG GTGCATTCAGCAGCGTTTTGTTTGCCATCATTTGCAAAGAAAGCAAAAGGATTAAGAAGCAATaactaa
- the LOC103493919 gene encoding spermidine synthase-like isoform X2: MDANGVLSFSDDLVFKKKKDEVLNNNNDNGCSHLQVLEAEHQKDEEDEEEEEEEEEDNSIIINGDDPLDHPTIPGWFCEHCPQWPGQAHFLKVDKVLFQGKSAYQAMLVFQSSAYGKVFVLDGALQLTEKDECAYQEMITHLPLCSIPNPKKVLVIGGGDGGILREISRHSSIEQIDICEIDTMLIDVYKKYFPEIAVGYKDYRVNLHIIDGSAFLSSVPPGSYDAIIVDAFDPIKPDDEVVRSKLFENVAKALKEGGVLCIQAESLWFPSLDIQILISKCKQVFKGSVQYAWTIVPAYPR; encoded by the exons ATGGATGCCAATGGGGTTCTTTCCTTTTCAGATGATTTGGTGtttaagaagaagaaagatgaggttttgaacaataataatgataatggcTGCTCTCATCTGCAAGTTCTTGAAGCTGAACATcaaaaagatgaagaagatgaagaagaagaagaagaagaagaagaagataactCCATTATAATTAATGGTGACGATCCTCTCGATCATCCAACCATTCCTGGTTGGTTTTGTGAGCACTGCCCTCAATGGCCAG GTCAAGCACACTTCTTAAAGGTGGATAAAGTTTTGTTTCAAGGAAAGTCTGCGTATCAAGCCATGTTGGTCTTccag TCATCAGCATATGGAAAGGTGTTTGTGTTGGATGGAGCACTCCAACTCACTGAGAAAGATGAATGTGCTTACCAAGAAATGATTACCCACCTTCCTCTTTGCTCTATTCCTAACCCTAAAAAG gtTTTGGTGATCGGGGGAGGAGATGGTGGCATTCTAAGAGAGATTTCTAGGCATTCTTCCATCGAACAAATTGATATTTGTGAAATAGACACCATGCTCATTGat gtATACAAGAAGTACTTTCCAGAAATTGCAGTTGGATACAAAGATTATCGAGTGAATCTTCATATAATAGATG GAAGTGCTTTTTTGAGTTCTGTTCCACCAGGAAGCTACGATGCAATCATAGTCGATGCTTTTGATCCGATAA AGCCCGATGACGAGGTAGTGAGAAGTAAGTTGTTTGAGAACGTGGCAAAAGCACTTAAAGAAGGAGGAGTACTTTGTATTCAAGCAGAAAGCCTTTGGTTTCCTTCTCTTGACATTCAAATTTTGATCTCAAAATGCAAACAAGTTTTCAAAGGCTCAGTTCAATATGCTTGGACCATTGTTCCTGCTTATCCTAGGTAG
- the LOC103493918 gene encoding probable cyclic nucleotide-gated ion channel 16, producing MHNIAYSRLGGLQKSLTLYRKVPWWDKILEPDSEFVVRWNRIFLVTCLIALFIDPLYFYLIIIGGPGCMRFNTRLGIVVTFFRTIVDFFSLFHISMKFRTAFVAPNSRVFGRGDLVMDPSAIAMRYLKKDFLIDLAATLPLPQIVIWFVLPALKNPSASHANHTLALIVLIQYAPRLFVIFPLNRQINKTTGAIAKTAWAGAAYNLLLYLLASHVIGAAWYVASIQRQDECWKLECRKEMNKTHSPSCQPIFLDCESLDKPERKAWLRRTHVLTNCDAFNDEKNFEFGMFADAFTDEVASAVFYEKYFYCLWFGLKSLSAYGQNLTTGTYSGEILFSIVICSMGLVLFSHLIGQVQSYLQSTTARLEQWRVKRRDTEEWMRHRQLPLHLQERVRRFVQYKWIATRGVDEESILRSLPLDLRRQIQRHLSLALVRRVPFFAQMDAQLLDAICERLVSSLNTKDTFLTREGDPVNEMLFIIRGQLESSTTNGGRSGFFNSITLRPGDFCGEELLTWALVPTPNLNFPSSTRTVKSLTEVEAFALRAEDLKFVASQFKRLHSKKLQHAFRYYSHQWRTWGSCFIQAAWRRYVKRRLAMELARQEELYYTTILDQDHHGSHGKEMMGSEGVGESSHGSKTTITTNNKVQNLGITMLASKFAANTRRGVHQKLAALESDAASLKMPKLFKPDEPDFSAFQNDN from the exons aTGCATAACATAGCGTATTCTCGATTAGGTGGACTTCAAAAATCCCTTACTCTATACAGGAAAGTTCCATGGTGGGATAAAATCTTAGAACCCGATTCAGAGTTTGTTGTTCGATGGAATCGTATTTTTCTCGTTACGTGTTTGATCGCTCTCTTCATCGACCCTCTTTACTTTTACCTTATCATCATCGGCGGCCCTGGTTGTATGCGTTTCAACACTCGTCTTGGTATCGTCGTCACTTTCTTCCGCACCATCGTCGATTTCTTCTCTCTGTttcacatttctatgaagtttcGTACCGCCTTCGTCGCCCCTAATTCTAGGGTTTTTGGCCGTGGTGATCTAGTTATGGACCCTTCTGCCATTGCTATGCGCTACCTCAAGAAGGATTTTCTCATCGATCTTGCTGCTACACTTCCTCTGCCTCAG ATTGTGATTTGGTTTGTGCTTCCAGCATTGAAAAATCCATCAGCATCCCATGCAAACCACACTCTTGCATTGATTGTCCTCATTCAGTATGCACCCAGGCTGTTTGTTATATTTCCTCTGAACAGACAGATCAATAAAACCACTGGTGCAATTGCCAAAACTGCGTGGGCTGGCGCTGCCTATAATCTCCTTCTCTATTTGCTTGCTAGTCAT GTTATAGGAGCTGCATGGTATGTAGCATCAATTCAGCGTCAAGATGAGTGTTGGAAATTAGAATGTAGGAAGGAAATGAATAAAACTCATTCTCCTTCTTGTCAGCCTATTTTTCTTGATTGTGAAAGTTTGGATAAGCCTGAAAGAAAAGCTTGGCTAAGAAGAACTCACGTTCTTACAAATTGTGATGCATTCAATGAtgaaaagaattttgagtttggAATGTTTGCTGATGCATTTACTGATGAAGTTGCTTCTGCAGTATTTTATGAGAAGTACTTCTACTGCCTTTGGTTTGGTTTAAAGAGTTTGAG TGCATATGGACAAAATTTAACGACAGGCACTTATAGTGGAGAAATTTTATTTAGCATTGTGATTTGCTCCATGGGATTGGTTCTGTTTTCACATCTCATAGGCCAAGTTCAG AGTTATCTGCAATCCACAACTGCTAGACTTGAACAGTGGAGAGTAAAACGAAGAGACACGGAGGAATGGATGAGGCATAGACAGTTACCGCTTCATTTGCAAGAACGAGTTCGTCGATTTGTTCAATATAAATGGATTGCAACTCGAGGTGTAGATGAAGAGTCGATCTTGCGCTCATTACCTTTGGATCTTCGTCGTCAAATTCAAAGACATCTTTCTCTTGCACTCGTTCGTCGT GTTCCCTTTTTCGCACAAATGGATGCACAGCTATTGGACGCCATTTGCGAGCGTCTCGTCTCATCCTTGAATACCAAAGATACATTCTTAACTAGAGAGGGAGATCCCGTAAATGAGATGCTCTTCATCATCAGAGGTCAACTAGAGAGCTCCACCACCAATGGTGGCAGGTCAGGATTCTTCAACTCCATCACTCTAAGACCCGGCGACTTCTGCGGCGAAGAACTACTAACATGGGCCTTAGTCCCAACCCCTAACTTAAACTTCCCCTCCTCAACCAGAACCGTGAAATCACTAACCGAAGTAGAGGCATTTGCACTTCGAGCCGAAGATCTAAAGTTTGTAGCCAGTCAGTTCAAGAGGCTCCATAGCAAGAAACTCCAACATGCTTTTAGATATTACTCCCATCAATGGAGGACTTGGGGATCTTGTTTCATACAAGCTGCTTGGAGAAGATATGTGAAAAGAAGGTTAGCTATGGAATTGGCAAGACAAGAAGAGCTTTATTACACAACCATTTTGGACCAAGATCATCATGGCAGCCATGGCAAGGAAATGATGGGAAGTGAAGGAGTTGGAGAATCCAGCCATGGGTCTAAAACTACTATTACtacaaataacaaagtacaaaACCTTGGAATAACAATGTTGGCTTCAAAATTTGCAGCAAATACAAGAAGAGGAGTTCATCAAAAATTGGCTGCACTTGAGTCTGATGCTGCTAGCTTGAAGATGCCTAAGCTGTTTAAGCCTGATGAACCTGACTTCTCTGCTTTCCAAAATGATAATTGA